The nucleotide window ATTTCTATTCATTATTAATATGTATATTTGTGAATTTCACAATACCATGAATTCAAACTGCAAAATTGCATGTTTAAGTATTACTACCAAGTAGTGGAAGTTTATTCCAACTTGTTTCTAGTTTTAAGAATTTGTCCTTTTGCTCAAAGATAACCTTTCGAGACTACATTGACCTATTTTATACCTACTTACAAACATAAAGAAACACAAATTGTCGTCCGTAGTATATATTTTGAGGGATGTTTGGTaattctttaattattttttgacacGTTAATAAAGTAACTTAAGAGATACATTGGTGCAATTAAAGCAATCTAAGCCGATGAGGAAATGCGTCGAGATTTGTGAACAGTTTGCCTAAATTTTAAGCTTATCACTTAGATATAGTGTCAGATAAATACCCTTAATTTGAATAGAAGGCAAGGCGACAatgcaaatataatataacactTACGCGAGTAAATAACGCAGTGGGGGTAACttaaacaaattattaaaacatCATCAAATGAACGAATGTGTTATGTACCAAGGTTGATGATAACATCTCAACAGAATCGTCGTCCATAAAAGCAATTAGATCACATATTCCAGTGAAATAATCGTttagattaaaaagaaaaagaattaacaAATGAAAACAAGTAAGAACCAAGATTTTGAAGTTAAATGGATGAATCATGAATTTAATGTTTATAAAGTAGACTGTCTCAACTGGAGAACAATTTCACACACAACACAAGTCGTATAACCGGAGGTTGTTTTGTTTCCTCACTTCAAAATGCAAGAAAGTATGTATTTTAAGCTATATTAGAGATTGACATGCACGTCCGTACGgatattaattttaactttttaaaaaaaataaattgttatcTTTTTCatcattagtgttatatatttttataatattttaggtTCTTGTTCAATCAGAATTGGATTCAAATCAAATCGGATAATATGATCACTTTTGgctatttggttatttatagaTTATTTTTAGCTTGAAttcaaaatatccgaaccaaaTCGGTTACTCGGTTAGTATGGTTacttttggtacaaatatccaaacTTGTTTTGGATACATTAGTTTTGgatattttaaagtttctaCACATCAAAACTGAATCCATCCATATTTGGAGGACTCGGCTCGAAACccacccaaaattttataatatctgGTGGGAGCTTAATTTCCAAACTCAATACCCGAAAGAAACAACTCGTACCTAAATAGGTACCCAAATGTCTATGTCTAACTGAtagtaaacaaataaaaagaactCTTTGTTAACCAATTTGGATTCTTATCACAAATAGAACAATTTTATTCAATCAAGTCAAATTATTATGATTAAgatgtaaataaatattgtcGAAATATTATAGTAAAGATAATTAATGAAGTagctaaaaaaataaataaagaatgtaaaagataaaataaaaatacttcaaaatatttaaattttgttttgtaattttctattaaataatgtcgaattatttagaaaaacaataaatgaactggttaaaattaattaaaaatagaataaatatctGTAAAAAATCACTTGAAAATATGAAAGTATTGTTTTGTACTTcacttttaaaagaatatattttaatagaatagattccTCGTATTTAATATAGATATAGAATAGGATCTAATTTCTCGATCTGAAGGTGTTgcattttttatagattttatacattaaattttttaaattaaaattcattaatCCGCAAGCCAAggaataatttttgaaatttgtaaatGACTGATATTAATAGTTAATAGCtaatattataattgtttttgttagtttttaatgtatatatatatatatatatgtgtgtgtgtgtgtgatatATGGATCTGTATTGTTTGTATGAATCAAGcacaaccaaaaatatatacGTATGAACAAATCGGTTTGATGTATAtagattttgtttgtttgtaaaaGATTGAAAAATCGATTAATGtacaaaaataactaaattaaaccATACATTGCTTTGTATATAGGGTATATCGGTAAGAGGTgaggaagaaaagaagataaattGTTGTTGTTTATTATTAAAGAAAGAATTGTGTATACAAATGAAAGCATAAAGCTATGTATATCAATGATTGTATGCTGAACATTGAAATGGGGGAATAAGAAATGTCCGTATATGATAGGATTATAGTAAATAATTTTGGCGTTTTTTAGTTAATAACAAATTTAGAATAATGCATTAATTCAATAGTAAAACTGCAAAAGACAAAGGAAACATAAATATAGGTTCAATTAATACATCAGTGGCATTGTAGTGTAAATAacttataaaactaaaaagtaatttatatttataattctgttttaataaattagattACCGCTCTGAAACAAGATATCCAAGAGAAACATAGACAGCATAGTTTAAGAGTGAAGatgaaaaatagtaaaaatatgtttgaacacaaaaagagagaaaatatattaagaaaCTTGAAAGTCAAATGTAGTCCATGCAGGAACTGGTACAGAACACATGGTCGGATTCCAAAATGAGTCAACTCCTCGGATCTTACAAACCTTACCAATCTAATTAAGTGGGAAGTGTCTGTATATTACTACTATACATAATACTTATCTCAATAACtcgtaaataaatatatttttcattcagTGTTTAATTTAACAAATATTCTATCCCAAATAAAGTCAATACGCAAATACTGAAGGAGTAATGAGTTTAGTTTACCCGCCCCCGCCCCCCTACTTAAGTGATAAAGATATAATACCATTTTGATGGTTAGTAATCACAAAAACTGGAAGATTAGTAGTCTAATCAACTATAGTTATTGATTTTATCAGCTATAGTTGTTGGTTTATGATTATTGATATCTGGGAGGAAATAAATAATAACGTTTATTGAATTATCTTTGTTAAAAACGTTAACCAATAACTATCAATCAACTTTGGTGAACAAAAAGTTCGATTTTACACGTCTGTCAACTTGTTTGAATCTCCTTAacattttttaccaaaaaaaaaacttgtttgaATCTCAAAAACAATAACTCGTACTTTTTTAATTCAACAAAAATTGCaacttgtttgttttctttatcaTGGTCTGGCCTTGTACTTTATGTAAATAACTAAAGCCACAATAGCTACTTTAAAtggtatttataaattataatcatATATCATCCGTACAAGAAAAAGTTGCACTTTGTCCACACCAATACAGTGGAAACGAACACTATATTCAAGTAAAACTCGCTCTCAAATACGAAGCTAAAGTTATCAATCTTTGTCTGAAGACGAACACGcccaagaaaagaagaaaacaaatctgCACAAAGCATTGATGAACGAAGAACACTTCACGTTTCAGtgagtctcttttttttttctccaccTCTGAATGTCCTTTTTGCTCACATTTTCGTTGTTGTGGTCCTACTTGGTATTCTTACAGCTGTTTCGTTTTGTGTTGTGTTATGTCGGTGCCTTAATTTCAACTTCCTTTTTTAGTTTTCACATGTCGACATTTTTTTCCCCGTAAAATAAGTCTATACTCTGTTGCAGGGTTTTGCGGTCTTGTTTTGCTTGTTACCTAAGCGACTCAAAAACTTTTCCCCTGTTTTCTTGCTCACTAGTCGTTCATTTCTGAAACAGTTTCACATCTCATGGGTTTCCTCTTTTAATCACACAAAGCTCGTCTTCTTGCTCATCATTACTCGATACTATTAGATCTTTTGTGTACAGTTGTATATACAAACAAAAGTGTCTGTCTGATCCCAAAATATGGGTTTAGTTCTCTTCCCTATTTTTCTGGAAATTTAATGTCCCCAAGTTGATATTCTTGTGGCATAATGGGTTTTTCTTCATTGATAAAGTAAAGCTTCTTGATTCACGGTTCATTACACCTGTAAAGTTTTGAGACTTCTCGTGTtgttaaagagaaaaaaagcaATGGGTTATGGTAACTCAAGATCTGTGAGGTTAGTACTTGTCAATAAGACTGACTCTTGTTCAATATCATATGAATCTATtacaaaaaagtaaatatatataaattttttttaaaaaaaaaaacatcatatgaatttctttcttctttcctAAAACTGTACATTTTCTTTTGATGTTTATAGATTTGAAGAAGATTCAGAAGTAACAAAGCCACAAGCTGTACATGAAGAAACTGCGGTAAAGCTCAAGTTCAAAATCAATGGAGCTCAAATCTCTCCTAGAAAAAATGTAAAGAAGATGACTAGAGGGAAGTCTTTTAAAGATAAAGTACTCTCCAGAGTGTTCACTGAGGATCTTGGGAGAGTTAAAAACAAAATCCTCGATCCTCGTGGACAGACAATAAGAAAATGGAACAAACTCTTTCTCATAGCATGTTTGGTTTCTCTGTTCGTGGATCCTCTGTTTTTCTTCTTACCGGTCATGAGAAAAGAGGCTTGTATCACCATTGGAATCAGACTCGAAGTTGTTCTCACAGTTATTAGATCTTTGGCTGATGCTTTCTACATCGCTCAGATTGTTATACGGTTTAGAACGGCTTACATCGCCCCTTCTTCTCGTGTATTCGGTAGAGGAGAGCTTGTGATTGATTCAAGAAAGATTGCTTGGAGGTATCTCAACAAAAGCTTCTGGATTCATTTGGTTGCTGCTTTGCCTTTACCTCAGGTATAATGATTCTTATGTATCTTCCAGCTTTTAAGTGATTCATGATATATTCAACCCTTGAGTAATCTTTGTTGTTACATTTTTCAGGTGTTGATTTGGATCGTAATACCAAATCTAAGAGGCTCACCAATGAcaaacaccaagaacactcttAGATTCATCATCATATTCCAGTATGTTCCAAGGATGTTCCTTATATTCCCTCTCTCTCGCCAGATCATTAAAGCCACTGGTGTTGTAACTGAGACTGCTTGGGCAGGAGCCGCCTACAACCTCATGCTATATATGCTAGCAAGCCATGTAAGTGGCTCAACTCTTAGCTAAAATCTCTATTATATTTAGCCTAGGACTGAAGATAGTAGATAAACAGAACTTTGTGAGAGatgtattaaattattaatagaGTGGTTATATATTAGTGGTTATATATTCTCTCTATTTCATATCAATTACCGTTATATAGTAAATTTTTCgttacaaaataaatgttatttaaaatttttaacgcAAAATTCTTTGACTTTATTCtccaatttatttttctattggttgaagtATGGTTTGGCGTATAGGTAATGGTGCTTTTAtctagaaaatatacaaaattaaatgtatttttaatatgtgtgtacAAATCTAAAACAACATTTAaaatgaaacggagggagtatatataTTATCTGGCCCTTAAATGATTATGTTTGATAATTGTTTCAAGGTCCATAAATCTCAGAGACTATATAAGGGGTTTATAAGATTTGGTTAGGAGTTGAGTGTCTCTCATCAGTCAAGTCTATTCATTCCAGGTTTTAGGTGCTTGTTGGTACTTGCTTGCAGTTGAGAGGCAAGAGGCTTGCTGGAGACATGCTTGCAACATCGAGAAACCGATTTGTCAATACAGATTCTTCGAGTGCAGAAGGCTTGAAGATCCTCAAAGGAACTCTTGGTTCGAATGGAGCAACATAACAACTATATGCAAACCTGGAACTAGGTTTTACGAGTTCGGTATATACGGAGATGCAGTAACTTCAACTGTTACTTCATCAAACTTCATAAGCAAGTACTTCTACTGTCTCTGGTGGGGACTGAAGAACCTCAGGTGAGATCCAGACACCATTATAGTATAGTTTAACCACCATTTTAGACATTAACTTGCCTTTGTTCTTCTTCAGTTCCTTGGGACAAAATCTATCCACGAGCACTTACGTTGGTGAGATTATCTTCGCTGTTGTCATGGCGACTCTAGGGCTTGTCCTCTTTGCATTGCTTATTGGAAATATGCAAGTGAGAGAATCAAAACCTAAGGATTACTTGTGACACACGTCATATAGTTCTCTAATCATAAAGAGTCTAAAATTTTCACTTTCTTGCAGACATATTTACAGTCGACAACCATGAGACTTGAAGAATGGAGGATAAGGAGGACAGATACAGAGCAATGGATGCACCATAGGCAGCTTCCTCCAGAGCTAAGACAAGCCGTGAGAAAATATGATCAATACAAGTGGTTAGCCACAAGAGGAGTCGATGAAGAAGCTTTATTGATAAGTCTTCCTCTTGATCTCCGAAGAGATATCAAACGCCATCTATGTTTTGATCTTGTTCGACGTGTAAGCCTACTTCATTCTTCATCTCCTTAGTTTCTCAACTTCTTGGTTTTCTCTGAGATTTCTTGCTCCACACGTTAGGTTCCGCTGTTCGATCAAATGGACGAAAGAATGCTTGACGCGATCAGCGAGAGGCTAAAACCGGCATTATTCACTGAAGGTACGTTTCTTGTGAGAGAAGGCGACCCGGTCAATGAAATGCTCTTCATAATCAGAGGCCATCTTGATTCTTACACAACAAATGGAGGCAGAACCGGGTTCTTCAACTCTTGTCTCATAGGACCAGGAGATTTTTGCGGTGAGGAGTTGCTTACCTGGGCGTTAGATCCACGTCCGGTTGTGATCTTACCGTCTTCCACACGCACCGTCAAAGCCATTTACGAAGTTGAAGCGTTTGCTTTGAGAGCTGATGATTTGAAGTTCGTGGCTACACAGTTTAGGAGATTACATAGTAAGCAGTTGAAACATAAGTTTAGGTTTTACTCTCATCAATGGAGAACTTGGGCGGCTTGTTTCATACAGGCTGCTTGGAGACGGCACAAGAAGAGGAAGTATGCGACTGAGCTGAGGGTTAAAGAGGAGTTTCAATGTATGTTTGAGACGGCCTCGATGGTTAGGCTAAACAGTGGGAAGTTTACTCGTAGTGGGTCGGATTCTGGTATGGTATCTTCGATTCAGAAACCAGTAGAACCGGATTTTTCTAGTGAATGAAATTGATATATGATTtgctttggaatttttttttttgtataattaaTGTGTATTATTTAACTGTAACTCTTTTAATCGTTTGAAAATGTTATTAAGTTGTTTGAGCACCTAAGGTGAGATATGTCGAGCAATGCTGTTTGCTTTCAGGTTTTCTTGTTCAATTTGACAATTAACAAGATCCTCTCGTATCATTGGGTTATATGCTTAGTATGTTGGGATTGTAAAATTCCATGTCTAActctatcttatattattagtacgatattgtccactttgggctggcccgcatggatttacttttggtttccttcccaaaaggcctcgtactattagagttggacttctctttatatattagactttcCTTTGTcaaatatccgatgtgggacttaACTTGTTATCTCACATTCTTCCCTTCAAGCTAAGGACCACATTCATCTCATATGTTTCCTTCGGCGAATCATCTTCGGCACCACCTTGTACCAGTAATCGCAGGGCTTTCTTTGAGAATGTTTTTTTCCCACTACACATCACAGGTTCCATGATCTTCTGACGTTTCTACAACAtactttctctttcttcttctaccCGTTCTTACTTAAAAGGTATTTTAGTCTTCTTGCATCTCTTTGTcaaacctggctctgataccaattgttgggattgtgaaatcccatgtccaactctatcttatcttattagtacgatattgtccactttgggctggcccgcatggatttacttttggttttcttcctaaaaggcctcgtactattagagttggacttctctttatatattagactttcCTTTGTcaaatatccgatgtgggacttaACTTGTTATCTCACATAGTACAAGTGCGATTAGCTTGGCCATACTTCAACCTTAGGTAGTGCTTCAAGAAAAATCTTCCGAGTCCACCACAATTATGACATCATTAGGATGTAAATCTTGGCAGCTTTGAAGCGCACATTTCCCACATCTTAGTTCTGCAATGGTTCTATTTGGCTAGCATGTAAAACCGTCCCTAGCATGAATAGAACGCACCATTACTATCTCTAGCAAGCAAGGCTCCACCtaaatttataactttttaaattatatttttttccagCAATTCAATGTCGGatatataaacactaaatttttagaaaatgagAAAATGAGCTTAACTGGTCTGTCAAATAAAGAGGAATAGTAATAAAATATCTGAATAATTGTTAGTGGAATAAACTTAACGAAATAATTGTGTTCAGCATAAACACAACACACACACCCCTAAGCTGAACGAGATCTGTTAAAAGATCATAAgaaaatgataattttcttGGAGACTACGGATGATATCACATGAAGATATGGAAGCACACGGAAGATACTTGCTACGAAGCTGCACCCGAGTTTGTGGAAGCATAGTTTCTTTTTGAAAGAGCTATTGTAACCTAAACAAATCAGTTGTAACCACTATATGTACCTCAACGCCTGCACTTCCTCAGAACTGCCCCTAGTAACTGCACTTGGAagatgtttttcttttggtaGAATACCCAAAATaagcattaaaaatataaaagtttttttttggtaaaatgttaaatttataaaatataaaagttgtcATAAAATCATGTCcataaaaattaatgaaaaaactGTAGACAATAAGGCTATTTTGTCTTACGGCATATCTAACTAATCAATTAAGAGTCTTTCACTTGTTGATTCATGTCACTGGATGCAagatcaaataaattatgcaatAGCTTGAGATAGATGCCACAAACATCCCCTATATTAATAGAAAAAGATTTAAAAAGttgaaactttaaatttgtattaattaaaaaaaagttttgtttaGGTGTCACTTAATTATGATATTAATTTGGCTTACGTAGCAACataagaatcaattgaaaaattaGTAAGTTCAAAATCCAATCGctaagaaaaattatatttatccaaacataaatatatatgatatgataaactTAATACTCGACGATCtcattaaattaatactcggcGATCTcattaaataagattttttaaatggttcaaagttgatttatattGTGATCCAACATAATACTTTTTTTAAAGTGTAAGGTATACTCTTAGTATGTTTTATTTGGAAAGCAATTAAAATCAaagtttgttatatattatgGCCTAAGTATTGCATAATTTTGCTATAAATCGAAACTAATGATTTTtaagtgtttttttattaatatcaaAGAGACGCTTTGATAAAAAAGAGTAAAGAGACGCAACTattcaaatttgttttgttgataaataaaaaaagaatattgtTCGGTTCTCATGCCTTTCTCGCCTACAAAAACTTATATAAAGAGTAATACATAAATTAAGTTCTTTTATTACCAAACGaacttatatatcaaatatttttccttGCAACACAATTCTTTAGaacttatattatgaaatttatattgaaGATTAAGAAAAAGCTTTGTCCCTGCCTAATTTTTTTCGTAGTTtagaaaaacattaataatgacCTTTCGTAATAGTTGATGATATATATCACGTTAACCTAACTTTCATCATATACAAAGTATCGGTTGCACACAAATAATACTATCATCTTTCTATACTTGGGCCTTAAGTATAATAATATTCGGGCTGCaaaattttatgttgtcttaATGTGACCCATTACCAAACTATAATTCAAATTATAAGCTTAATCCATTAATTTGTAATtatcattttagttttaattttctatcttatgttgtcaaaaaagtaaaaatctgATATTCTGAAAATAGTGTAActtcaatataaaaaaaattatttattgataTGTTAGTAAAAGAAAATATCCAAATGTATCGGCCCAACATATAGTTGAttatataaacaataaaaattgtatacatATAGAAACAATTTgatcataaataaattttaaatttgtcaatacaatatgtttaattaaaaaacaacTACTTATTTTGGATTATCTATAATTGAATTCGCTTAaatgttctttttaatttcagtTGAGCCGAAGGAGGATCAATCGTAAATTTCCGGTATTATTATCGTTAGAAGACAATAAAAATCCTAATTTTGAACCAAATTTTCGTGATACACAATTTTAGAATCAATCTCTTTTGGTAAGtttaaattaattgttttcATACCAGCtgtttaaataaataagaaattttTCCACCAAGTTAACGCTTCCACCGAATTTTTAAGCTTGgtacaaaattttgaagaagTTATATATGGTAAGTTTAATTTACGATAATAATATACTTTGTCACAAAGTCTATAATTTCTACCTTTGAAAACAACTTGCCAAATATGTTTGTGGtagttattgaaaatttaaaaaaatgttggttCAATGTATCATGCTAAAATATGGTTTCTAGATAATTAatgctatttattttaatttttcaaacaaTCCAAAAACCTACCTATGCCTACTATATATATACGGTTGAGTTTTCCCTTAGAAATGCCATCAATCTTTTTCACAACTCTTAATTTATGATTATAGGAGTATCAATGATATCCCATTTTAATTGTTTGATTTGGgcttcatattttttatatgt belongs to Brassica rapa cultivar Chiifu-401-42 chromosome A07, CAAS_Brap_v3.01, whole genome shotgun sequence and includes:
- the LOC103829721 gene encoding putative cyclic nucleotide-gated ion channel 15 isoform X1 codes for the protein MGYGNSRSVRFEEDSEVTKPQAVHEETAVKLKFKINGAQISPRKNVKKMTRGKSFKDKVLSRVFTEDLGRVKNKILDPRGQTIRKWNKLFLIACLVSLFVDPLFFFLPVMRKEACITIGIRLEVVLTVIRSLADAFYIAQIVIRFRTAYIAPSSRVFGRGELVIDSRKIAWRYLNKSFWIHLVAALPLPQVLIWIVIPNLRGSPMTNTKNTLRFIIIFQYVPRMFLIFPLSRQIIKATGVVTETAWAGAAYNLMLYMLASHVLGACWYLLAVERQEACWRHACNIEKPICQYRFFECRRLEDPQRNSWFEWSNITTICKPGTRFYEFGIYGDAVTSTVTSSNFISKYFYCLWWGLKNLSSLGQNLSTSTYVGEIIFAVVMATLGLVLFALLIGNMQTYLQSTTMRLEEWRIRRTDTEQWMHHRQLPPELRQAVRKYDQYKWLATRGVDEEALLISLPLDLRRDIKRHLCFDLVRRVPLFDQMDERMLDAISERLKPALFTEGTFLVREGDPVNEMLFIIRGHLDSYTTNGGRTGFFNSCLIGPGDFCGEELLTWALDPRPVVILPSSTRTVKAIYEVEAFALRADDLKFVATQFRRLHSKQLKHKFRFYSHQWRTWAACFIQAAWRRHKKRKYATELRVKEEFQCMFETASMVRLNSGKFTRSGSDSGMVSSIQKPVEPDFSSE
- the LOC103829721 gene encoding putative cyclic nucleotide-gated ion channel 15 isoform X2 gives rise to the protein MTRGKSFKDKVLSRVFTEDLGRVKNKILDPRGQTIRKWNKLFLIACLVSLFVDPLFFFLPVMRKEACITIGIRLEVVLTVIRSLADAFYIAQIVIRFRTAYIAPSSRVFGRGELVIDSRKIAWRYLNKSFWIHLVAALPLPQVLIWIVIPNLRGSPMTNTKNTLRFIIIFQYVPRMFLIFPLSRQIIKATGVVTETAWAGAAYNLMLYMLASHVLGACWYLLAVERQEACWRHACNIEKPICQYRFFECRRLEDPQRNSWFEWSNITTICKPGTRFYEFGIYGDAVTSTVTSSNFISKYFYCLWWGLKNLSSLGQNLSTSTYVGEIIFAVVMATLGLVLFALLIGNMQTYLQSTTMRLEEWRIRRTDTEQWMHHRQLPPELRQAVRKYDQYKWLATRGVDEEALLISLPLDLRRDIKRHLCFDLVRRVPLFDQMDERMLDAISERLKPALFTEGTFLVREGDPVNEMLFIIRGHLDSYTTNGGRTGFFNSCLIGPGDFCGEELLTWALDPRPVVILPSSTRTVKAIYEVEAFALRADDLKFVATQFRRLHSKQLKHKFRFYSHQWRTWAACFIQAAWRRHKKRKYATELRVKEEFQCMFETASMVRLNSGKFTRSGSDSGMVSSIQKPVEPDFSSE